One genomic region from Anopheles bellator chromosome 2, idAnoBellAS_SP24_06.2, whole genome shotgun sequence encodes:
- the LOC131207023 gene encoding queuine tRNA-ribosyltransferase catalytic subunit-like has protein sequence MSAVDNGAQNLVPEEQHLSEGPPLQYRVAAKCSHTKARVGVMSLRHAEVPTPVFMPVGTQGTLKGMPPEQLLSLDCRIMLSNTYHLGMRPGTEVLEKAGGLHRFMGWPRALLTDSGGFQMVSLLQLAEITEQGVRFESPYDGSESMLTPERSMEIQNAIGADIMMQLDDVVKTTTTGPRVEEAMHRTIRWLDRSIEAHQRNDEQSIFPIVQGGLNPDLRRVCADELTKRNTRGFAVGGLSGGESKDEFWRTVHLCTDLLPEDKPRYLMGVGFAEDLVVCVALGIDMFDCVFPTRTARFGCALTRAGQINLKQRSYAQDQRPIDEECDCSTCRSYSRAYLHHIVTVEPVACSIVTVHNVAFQLRLMRDMREAISADRFPAFVKKYVAVRFPNDTVPQWIREALAAVNVTV, from the coding sequence ATGTCAGCAGTGGACAACGGTGCCCAAAATCTCGTTCCGGAGGAACAGCACTTATCCGAAGGCCCTCCGTTGCAGTATCGCGTGGCGGCCAAATGTAGCCACACGAAGGCGCGTGTTGGTGTGATGAGCTTGCGGCATGCAGAGGTCCCCACGCCGGTGTTTATGCCGGTCGGTACACAGGGCACACTGAAGGGTATGCCGCCGGAACAGCTGCTGTCCCTCGATTGCCGGATAATGCTGAGCAACACCTACCACCTTGGAATGCGCCCCGGGACCGAGGTGCTGGAGAAGGCGGGCGGTTTGCACCGTTTCATGGGCTGGCCGCGGGCCCTGCTGACCGATTCCGGAGGCTTTCAGATGGTTTcactgctgcagctggccgAAATCACGGAACAGGGCGTACGGTTCGAAAGTCCGTACGATGGCAGCGAGTCCATGCTAACGCCGGAGCGGAGCATGGAAATTCAAAACGCCATCGGAGCCGATATCATGATGCAGCTGGATGATGTAGTGAAAACGACCACAACCGGGCCCCGCGTTGAGGAAGCGATGCACCGTACGATCCGCTGGCTGGATCGCAGCATAGAGGCGCACCAGCGCAACGATGAACAGAGCATTTTTCCCATCGTCCAGGGTGGTCTGAATCCCGATCTGCGGCGCGTTTGTGCGGACGAGCTGACGAAACGGAACACTCGTGGGTTCGCCGTCGGAGGACTGAGCGGTGGTGAGAGTAAGGACGAGTTCTGGCGCACGGTTCACCTGTGCACTGATTTGCTGCCGGAAGACAAACCACGCTACCTGATGGGGGTCGGTTTTGCGGAGGATTTGGTCGTGTGTGTGGCGCTCGGGATCGATATGTTCGATTGTGTGTTTCCTACGCGAACGGCCCGGTTCGGGTGTGCCTTGACGCGCGCAGGCCAGATCAATCTAAAGCAGCGCTCCTACGCGCAAGACCAGCGACCGATCGACGAAGAGTGCGACTGTTCCACGTGTCGCAGTTACAGCCGAGCCTATCTGCATCATATCGTGACCGTGGAACCGGTTGCTTGTAGTATTGTAACGGTCCATAACGTGGCCTTTCAGTTGCGGCTGATGCGCGATATGCGGGAGGCCATCAGCGCAGATCGGTTTCCTGCGTTTGTAAAGAAGTACGTTGCCGTACGATTCCCCAACGATACCGTTCCCCAGTGGATTCGGGAGGCACTAGCTGCCGTCAATGTtactgtttga
- the LOC131211151 gene encoding fatty acid CoA ligase Acsl3 isoform X1: protein MFIEEDIHMESVWVQTAIGAIKIISMVYDIITMPIYLVIQRPWKRRQLARRVKAKIVQQDDTSITYRTLNSPGEMHVKMLQNNIDTLERMFNFVTKVHTTKRCIGTRQILSEEDEMQPNGRMFKKFRMGDYMWRNFIETEHAAACFGRGLRELGQQPKQNIVIFAETRAEWMIAAHGCFKQNMPVVTIYATLGDDGVAHGINETEVTTVITSHELLPKFKTVLSVTPNVKKIIFMEDQLHPTETTGFKEGVEIIPFSKVIEKGSTSKIPGSSPTADDTAIIMYTSGSTGTPKGVLLSHANCIGTMKNFCDIFKIYPDDVLIGFLPLAHVFELLAESVCLLTGVPIGYSTPLTLIDSSSKVMKGSKGDASVLRPTCMTSVPLILDRISKGINDKVNAEAPMKKAFFKFAYNYKSKWCARGFQTPLLDKILFKKIAKLLGGRIRSILSGGAPLAPDTHEQIKLCLCVDVIQGYGLTETTAGAAVMDKWEMEYSRVGAPSSSNDIRLINWEEGNYRVTNKPYPQGEIVVGGTTVSKGYYKLPGKTEEEFFEEDGQRWFRTGDVGEVHPDGALKIIDRKKDLVKLQAGEYVSLGKVESELKTCPVVENICVYGDSTKQYTVSLIVPNPKHLEDIAERLDIRGVEFEALCANPKVEKAVLQELAEHGRKCKLHRSEIPAAVHLCKDIWTPDMGLVTAAFKLKRKDIQERYQAEINKMYAA from the exons ATGTTCATCGAAGAAGACATTCA CATGGAGAGCGTCTGGGTTCAGACGGCCATCGGGGCGATCAAGATCATCTCGATGGTTTACGACATTATCACGATGCCGATCTACCTAGTCATCCAGCGACCATGGAAACGGCGGCAGCTGGCACGGCGCGTAAAG GCAAAGATCGTTCAACAGGATGACACGTCGATCACATACCGCACCCTCAACTCGCCGGGCGAGATGCACGTCAAAATGTTGCAGAACAACATCGACACGCTCGAGCGGATGTTTAACTTCGTGACGAAGGTACACACGACCAAGCGGTGCATCGGGACGCGCCAGATCCTGAGCGAGGAGGACGAGATGCAGCCGAACGGCCGGATGTTCAAGAAGTTCCGCATGGGCGACTACATGTGGCGCAACTTCATCGAAACGGAGCATGCGGCCGCCTGCTTCGGACGTGGTTTGCGCGAACTTGGCCAGCAGCCGAAGCAGAACATCGTGATCTTTGCCGAAACGCGTGCCGAGTGGATGATCGCGGCCCACGGGTGCTTCAAGCAGAACATGCCCGTGGTGACGATCTACGCAACGCTCGGGGACGACGGCGTGGCGCACGGGATCAACGAGACGGAAGTGACGACCGTGATCACCTCGCACGAGCTGCTACCGAAATTCAAGACCGTGCTGAGCGTGACGCCAAACGTGAAGAAGATCATCTTCATGGAGGACCAGCTGCACCCGACGGAGACGACCGGTTTTAAGGAGGGCGTCGAGATCATTCCCTTCAGCAAGGTGATCGAGAAGGGCAGTACAAGCAAAATCC CTGGATCATCCCCGACCGCTGACGATACCGCCATCATCATGTACACATCCGGCTCGACCGGCACCCCGAAGGGTGTCCTTCTGTCGCACGCCAACTGCATCGGCACGATGAAGAACTTCTGTGATATCTTTAAAATCTACCCGGACGATGTGCTGATCGGATTCCTCCCGTTGGCGCACGTTTtcgagctgctggccgagaGTGTTTGCCTGCTGACGGGCGTCCCGATCGGCTACTCGACGCCCCTCACGCTGATCGACTCGAGCAGCAAGGTGATGAAGGGCTCGAAGGGTGACGCATCGGTACTGCGGCCAACCTGCATGACGTCCGTTCCG CTCATCTTGGACCGAATTTCCAAGGGTATCAACGACAAGGTTAACGCCGAGGCCCCGATGAAAAAGGCGTTCTTCAAGTTTGCCTACAACTACAAATCGAAGTGGTGTGCCCGTGGCTTCCAGACGCCACTGCTGGACAA AATACTGTTCAAAAAGATTGCCAAActgctcggtggccggatTCGTAGCATCCTGTCCGGTGGTGCCCCGCTGGCGCCCGATACCCACGAACAGATCAAGCTCTGCCTATGCGTCGACGTGATTCAGGGTTACGGTTTGACGGAAACCACCGCCGGAGCGGCAGTTATGGACA AATGGGAGATGGAGTACAGCCGGGTCGGAGCACCGTCATCGAGTAATGACATCCGATTGATCAACTGGGAAGAGGGCAACTATCGGGTCACGAACAAACCGTACCCGCAGGGAgagatcgtcgtcggcggcactACGGTGTCGAAGGGCTACTACAAGCTGCCCGGCAAGACGGAGGAAGAGTTCTTCGAGGAGGACGGCCAACGGTGGTTCCGCACCGGGGACGTCGGCGAGGTCCATCCCGATGGAGCGCTGAAAATTATCG ATCGTAAGAAGGATTTGGTGAAGCTACAGGCGGGAGAGTACGTATCGCTGGGCAAGGTAGAATCGGAACTGAAAACGTGCCCCGTCGTCGAGAATATTTGCGTGTACGGTGACTCGACGAAGCAGTACACCGTGTCGTTGATCGTGCCGAACCCGAAGCACCTGGAGGACATTGCCGAACGCTTGGACATCCGTGGCGTCGAGTTCGAGGCGCTGTGCGCCAATCCAAAGGTCGAGAAAGCCGTCCTGCAGGAACTGGCTGAGCACGGTCGCAAAT GCAAACTGCACCGCAGCGAAATCCCTGCCGCAGTGCATCTGTGCAAGGACATTTGGACACCCGATATGGGCCTAGTGACGGCTGCCTTCAAGCTGAAGCGAAAGGACATCCAGGAGCGGTATCAGGCGGAAATCAACAAGATGTACGCAGCGTAG
- the LOC131211151 gene encoding fatty acid CoA ligase Acsl3 isoform X2, with the protein MVRQNMESVWVQTAIGAIKIISMVYDIITMPIYLVIQRPWKRRQLARRVKAKIVQQDDTSITYRTLNSPGEMHVKMLQNNIDTLERMFNFVTKVHTTKRCIGTRQILSEEDEMQPNGRMFKKFRMGDYMWRNFIETEHAAACFGRGLRELGQQPKQNIVIFAETRAEWMIAAHGCFKQNMPVVTIYATLGDDGVAHGINETEVTTVITSHELLPKFKTVLSVTPNVKKIIFMEDQLHPTETTGFKEGVEIIPFSKVIEKGSTSKIPGSSPTADDTAIIMYTSGSTGTPKGVLLSHANCIGTMKNFCDIFKIYPDDVLIGFLPLAHVFELLAESVCLLTGVPIGYSTPLTLIDSSSKVMKGSKGDASVLRPTCMTSVPLILDRISKGINDKVNAEAPMKKAFFKFAYNYKSKWCARGFQTPLLDKILFKKIAKLLGGRIRSILSGGAPLAPDTHEQIKLCLCVDVIQGYGLTETTAGAAVMDKWEMEYSRVGAPSSSNDIRLINWEEGNYRVTNKPYPQGEIVVGGTTVSKGYYKLPGKTEEEFFEEDGQRWFRTGDVGEVHPDGALKIIDRKKDLVKLQAGEYVSLGKVESELKTCPVVENICVYGDSTKQYTVSLIVPNPKHLEDIAERLDIRGVEFEALCANPKVEKAVLQELAEHGRKCKLHRSEIPAAVHLCKDIWTPDMGLVTAAFKLKRKDIQERYQAEINKMYAA; encoded by the exons ATGGTTCGGCAAAA CATGGAGAGCGTCTGGGTTCAGACGGCCATCGGGGCGATCAAGATCATCTCGATGGTTTACGACATTATCACGATGCCGATCTACCTAGTCATCCAGCGACCATGGAAACGGCGGCAGCTGGCACGGCGCGTAAAG GCAAAGATCGTTCAACAGGATGACACGTCGATCACATACCGCACCCTCAACTCGCCGGGCGAGATGCACGTCAAAATGTTGCAGAACAACATCGACACGCTCGAGCGGATGTTTAACTTCGTGACGAAGGTACACACGACCAAGCGGTGCATCGGGACGCGCCAGATCCTGAGCGAGGAGGACGAGATGCAGCCGAACGGCCGGATGTTCAAGAAGTTCCGCATGGGCGACTACATGTGGCGCAACTTCATCGAAACGGAGCATGCGGCCGCCTGCTTCGGACGTGGTTTGCGCGAACTTGGCCAGCAGCCGAAGCAGAACATCGTGATCTTTGCCGAAACGCGTGCCGAGTGGATGATCGCGGCCCACGGGTGCTTCAAGCAGAACATGCCCGTGGTGACGATCTACGCAACGCTCGGGGACGACGGCGTGGCGCACGGGATCAACGAGACGGAAGTGACGACCGTGATCACCTCGCACGAGCTGCTACCGAAATTCAAGACCGTGCTGAGCGTGACGCCAAACGTGAAGAAGATCATCTTCATGGAGGACCAGCTGCACCCGACGGAGACGACCGGTTTTAAGGAGGGCGTCGAGATCATTCCCTTCAGCAAGGTGATCGAGAAGGGCAGTACAAGCAAAATCC CTGGATCATCCCCGACCGCTGACGATACCGCCATCATCATGTACACATCCGGCTCGACCGGCACCCCGAAGGGTGTCCTTCTGTCGCACGCCAACTGCATCGGCACGATGAAGAACTTCTGTGATATCTTTAAAATCTACCCGGACGATGTGCTGATCGGATTCCTCCCGTTGGCGCACGTTTtcgagctgctggccgagaGTGTTTGCCTGCTGACGGGCGTCCCGATCGGCTACTCGACGCCCCTCACGCTGATCGACTCGAGCAGCAAGGTGATGAAGGGCTCGAAGGGTGACGCATCGGTACTGCGGCCAACCTGCATGACGTCCGTTCCG CTCATCTTGGACCGAATTTCCAAGGGTATCAACGACAAGGTTAACGCCGAGGCCCCGATGAAAAAGGCGTTCTTCAAGTTTGCCTACAACTACAAATCGAAGTGGTGTGCCCGTGGCTTCCAGACGCCACTGCTGGACAA AATACTGTTCAAAAAGATTGCCAAActgctcggtggccggatTCGTAGCATCCTGTCCGGTGGTGCCCCGCTGGCGCCCGATACCCACGAACAGATCAAGCTCTGCCTATGCGTCGACGTGATTCAGGGTTACGGTTTGACGGAAACCACCGCCGGAGCGGCAGTTATGGACA AATGGGAGATGGAGTACAGCCGGGTCGGAGCACCGTCATCGAGTAATGACATCCGATTGATCAACTGGGAAGAGGGCAACTATCGGGTCACGAACAAACCGTACCCGCAGGGAgagatcgtcgtcggcggcactACGGTGTCGAAGGGCTACTACAAGCTGCCCGGCAAGACGGAGGAAGAGTTCTTCGAGGAGGACGGCCAACGGTGGTTCCGCACCGGGGACGTCGGCGAGGTCCATCCCGATGGAGCGCTGAAAATTATCG ATCGTAAGAAGGATTTGGTGAAGCTACAGGCGGGAGAGTACGTATCGCTGGGCAAGGTAGAATCGGAACTGAAAACGTGCCCCGTCGTCGAGAATATTTGCGTGTACGGTGACTCGACGAAGCAGTACACCGTGTCGTTGATCGTGCCGAACCCGAAGCACCTGGAGGACATTGCCGAACGCTTGGACATCCGTGGCGTCGAGTTCGAGGCGCTGTGCGCCAATCCAAAGGTCGAGAAAGCCGTCCTGCAGGAACTGGCTGAGCACGGTCGCAAAT GCAAACTGCACCGCAGCGAAATCCCTGCCGCAGTGCATCTGTGCAAGGACATTTGGACACCCGATATGGGCCTAGTGACGGCTGCCTTCAAGCTGAAGCGAAAGGACATCCAGGAGCGGTATCAGGCGGAAATCAACAAGATGTACGCAGCGTAG